CGCTTACCATATACCTTGTAGCGTTTACCCCACTGCGTGAATATATTCCGGGCTATGCAGATGTAGGCATGAAACGCAAGCTTATAAGTATGGCCTATACTACTGACAGCCTTACGCGAAAAATAGAAGCACAAAATAGCTACCTCAACAACCTTAACAGTATTATTAATGGCGACTTACCAGCCACTAAACTCAAAGATACGAGCACTACCAAAGCCTTTTACGATTCGATACGTGTCTTGCAAAAAACCGTAGAAGACAGCCTACTACGCGCGAATATAGAATCAGGTGCTGGGGATGAAGCCCTTGATGGCGATGCCTCCACCAAATCAGGAATTGCATCGGTATTTTTTTTCAACCCCGTTTCAGGAACCGATGTTTCGCACTATGAACCCGTAAAAAAACACTGGGGTATTGATGTGGTTTCAGATGCTAATGCTACCATAAAAGCAACGCTTGATGGTACAGTGGTGATAGCTGAATTTACCAGCGAAACAGGCCATGTGCTAGCTATTCAACATAGCAACAACCTGATTTCTTTATATAAACACAACTCCTCACTATTAAAAAAGGAAGGCGACTATGTGCGCGCAGGAGATGCTATTGCCATCATAGGAAATTCGGGTGAATTAACCACCGGCCCACATCTCCATTTCGAATTGTGGTACAATGGCACCCCAGTAAATCCGGTTGATTTTATAAAATTTTAATAGCGCAGGTGGTGTATGGCACAACACAATGATCTAGGAAAAGCAGGTGAAACCCTGGCAGCAAATTTCTTGCGCGAAAAATGTTATATCCTTTGCGAATCACAATACCGCTACAAAAAATCGGAAATAGACATTATAGCAAAAACAGAGAATATACTTGTATTTATTGAAGTTAAAACGCGCAGCAGCGCAGTATTTGGCGAACCCGAAGAACAAATATCAACTAAAAAGCAAGAAATGATGATTGCCGGTGCTAACGCGTATATTGAAGAAAAAGGTTGGCAAGGCGAATCGCGTTTCGATGTAATTTCAATTATTCTATCTCCCTCCACCC
This region of Bacteroidota bacterium genomic DNA includes:
- a CDS encoding M23 family metallopeptidase yields the protein MATEAKEKKLIKKLRTTLRLVVMNDSTFEENFSLRLTPLNLAIVTGSVMLVLVTLTIYLVAFTPLREYIPGYADVGMKRKLISMAYTTDSLTRKIEAQNSYLNNLNSIINGDLPATKLKDTSTTKAFYDSIRVLQKTVEDSLLRANIESGAGDEALDGDASTKSGIASVFFFNPVSGTDVSHYEPVKKHWGIDVVSDANATIKATLDGTVVIAEFTSETGHVLAIQHSNNLISLYKHNSSLLKKEGDYVRAGDAIAIIGNSGELTTGPHLHFELWYNGTPVNPVDFIKF
- a CDS encoding YraN family protein, whose product is MAQHNDLGKAGETLAANFLREKCYILCESQYRYKKSEIDIIAKTENILVFIEVKTRSSAVFGEPEEQISTKKQEMMIAGANAYIEEKGWQGESRFDVISIILSPSTPAVIKHIEDAFYPFGL